From Candidatus Zixiibacteriota bacterium, the proteins below share one genomic window:
- a CDS encoding ABC transporter substrate-binding protein: MKGTFPGIRAALVAAALLAGGLPAAAGEPTEEIRAAISQGVEVLKNAKLGDAQSRAAALDRLRRIVYPLFDFPEMARRSLGTHWRRLEPQQQKRFVTVFTALLEATYADKIDLYEGQKVLYVGESIDQNYARVQTRVVGKDEQSYSVEYRLHRLDGRWRIYDVVAENISLVNNYRSQFQRVLARSSFDELIKRMEQKSG, translated from the coding sequence ATGAAAGGGACGTTCCCGGGGATTCGGGCCGCGCTTGTGGCGGCAGCACTGCTTGCCGGCGGCTTGCCGGCGGCAGCCGGCGAGCCGACCGAGGAGATCCGCGCGGCGATCAGCCAGGGTGTTGAGGTCCTGAAGAACGCCAAGCTCGGGGATGCGCAGTCGCGCGCGGCCGCCCTCGACCGCCTGCGCAGGATCGTCTACCCGCTCTTCGATTTTCCGGAGATGGCCAGGCGCTCGCTGGGGACGCACTGGCGCCGGCTGGAGCCGCAGCAGCAAAAACGGTTCGTCACGGTCTTCACCGCGCTCCTGGAAGCGACCTACGCCGACAAGATCGATCTCTATGAAGGCCAGAAGGTGCTCTACGTCGGCGAGTCCATCGACCAGAACTACGCTCGCGTTCAGACCCGGGTCGTCGGCAAGGACGAACAGTCCTATTCGGTCGAGTATCGTCTGCACCGCCTCGACGGCCGCTGGCGAATCTACGATGTCGTCGCGGAGAATATCAGCCTGGTCAACAATTACCGCTCGCAGTTTCAGCGCGTGCTCGCCAGGTCGTCGTTCGACGAGCTGATCAAGCGGATGGAGCAGAAGTCGGGCTGA
- a CDS encoding exodeoxyribonuclease III, whose translation MKIATWNVNGIRAREAQFLEWLERELPDVVCLQEIKSPPSKIPPALCELRGYHCYWHGERAYSGVGLHIRREAFAAEPRFFHPPFDCETRIVAAEIGALTVASVYVPNGGKDFPAKMRFLEELERYAAAVCGRGADLIICGDINITRTDRDVHPKERNPMLYGQRPDEREMFERILACGLVDVGRALDPENENLFTWWPPWRRLRERNIGWRLDYILASPRLAARAKTCVVQREFGTSDHAPVVAVFDLEAASAAAAP comes from the coding sequence ATGAAGATCGCCACCTGGAACGTCAACGGCATTCGCGCGCGCGAAGCCCAATTTCTCGAATGGCTCGAGCGGGAACTCCCCGACGTCGTCTGCCTCCAGGAAATCAAGTCTCCGCCGTCCAAGATCCCGCCCGCCCTTTGCGAGCTCCGGGGCTATCACTGCTACTGGCACGGTGAGCGCGCCTACTCGGGGGTGGGCTTGCACATCCGGCGCGAGGCGTTCGCCGCGGAGCCGCGCTTTTTCCACCCTCCTTTCGACTGCGAAACCCGCATCGTGGCGGCCGAGATCGGCGCGCTCACGGTGGCGTCGGTCTACGTTCCGAACGGCGGCAAGGATTTCCCGGCCAAGATGCGCTTCCTCGAGGAACTGGAACGTTACGCGGCTGCGGTCTGCGGTCGCGGCGCCGACCTGATCATTTGCGGCGACATAAACATCACCCGCACGGACAGGGACGTCCACCCCAAGGAACGAAACCCCATGCTCTACGGGCAGCGGCCGGACGAAAGGGAGATGTTCGAGCGCATCCTGGCGTGCGGTCTGGTCGACGTCGGCCGCGCCCTCGATCCCGAGAACGAAAACCTTTTCACCTGGTGGCCGCCGTGGCGCCGGCTGCGTGAGCGCAACATCGGCTGGCGGCTCGACTACATCCTGGCGAGCCCGAGGCTCGCCGCCAGGGCGAAAACCTGCGTGGTCCAGCGTGAGTTCGGGACGAGCGATCACGCGCCGGTCGTCGCCGTCTTCGATCTGGAGGCCGCTTCAGCGGCGGCCGCACCGTGA
- a CDS encoding DNA polymerase ligase N-terminal domain-containing protein → MKAGSRRSPGGPERLSEYRSRRRFDVTPEPEGGSRRSSGRREFVVQKHCAGHLHYDFRLEHDGVMLSWAVPKGPALDPAVKRLAMQTEDHPIEYNRFEGVIPEGEYGAGTVMVWDRGVWEPETADVDAALEKGEIKFTLYGEKLKGSWAMVRMRDRQWLLIKHRDEQASTTDITATEPRSVLSGRTLAEIAEAEGASPRQIARARAADAQHAALRSGATRGGAPGARRRR, encoded by the coding sequence GTGAAAGCGGGCTCGCGTCGGTCGCCCGGCGGCCCGGAGCGGCTTTCGGAGTACCGCAGCAGGCGGCGCTTCGACGTCACGCCCGAGCCGGAGGGCGGGAGCCGGCGGTCCTCCGGACGGCGTGAGTTCGTGGTGCAAAAGCACTGCGCCGGTCATCTCCACTACGATTTTCGTCTCGAGCACGACGGAGTCATGCTGTCCTGGGCGGTACCCAAGGGGCCGGCGCTCGATCCGGCGGTCAAACGCCTTGCGATGCAGACCGAGGATCACCCGATCGAATACAACCGCTTCGAAGGCGTCATTCCCGAGGGCGAATACGGCGCCGGCACGGTGATGGTGTGGGACCGGGGCGTATGGGAGCCTGAAACCGCGGACGTGGACGCCGCGCTGGAGAAGGGAGAAATCAAGTTCACGCTTTACGGCGAGAAGCTGAAGGGCTCCTGGGCCATGGTGCGGATGCGCGACCGCCAGTGGCTCCTGATCAAGCACCGGGACGAGCAGGCCTCGACGACCGATATCACCGCAACCGAGCCCCGTTCCGTGCTTTCCGGTAGAACGCTGGCCGAGATCGCGGAGGCGGAGGGAGCGTCCCCGCGCCAGATCGCCCGAGCCCGCGCCGCCGACGCGCAACACGCCGCTCTCCGCTCCGGCGCAACCCGCGGCGGAGCGCCCGGAGCCCGGCGACGCCGCTGA